The Microbacterium sp. LWO12-1.2 genome includes a window with the following:
- a CDS encoding MerR family transcriptional regulator, whose amino-acid sequence MDPTSRTVPVYTMSVAAELLDLPPATLRLYERKGLVLPARTDGGTRRYSADDIDRMRRIADHQTDGINLAGIRTVMGLEDENAELRATLDRRDPDPDTFEKDDAAPEAHGRRR is encoded by the coding sequence ATGGACCCGACTTCCCGCACCGTGCCGGTGTACACCATGAGCGTTGCGGCCGAACTCCTCGACCTGCCTCCTGCGACGCTGCGGCTGTACGAGCGGAAGGGTCTGGTCCTCCCGGCGCGCACCGACGGCGGAACCCGGCGATACAGCGCTGATGACATCGACCGCATGCGCCGCATCGCCGATCACCAGACCGACGGCATCAATCTGGCCGGCATCAGAACGGTCATGGGCCTCGAGGACGAGAACGCGGAGCTCAGGGCGACGCTCGACCGGCGCGATCCCGACCCCGACACGTTCGAAAAGGACGACGCGGCACCCGAGGCTCACGGCCGGAGACGGTAG